The proteins below come from a single Odontesthes bonariensis isolate fOdoBon6 chromosome 18, fOdoBon6.hap1, whole genome shotgun sequence genomic window:
- the LOC142367701 gene encoding polypeptide N-acetylgalactosaminyltransferase 15-like, with translation MRLWGRATAGPRRMLCFWLMLLGLALVMLTLSDLLNRNRDHSFHKPGTPRRPLQRILGPPQLEVIVDSRDPALELGVDLAPLKSLQEDQLLFVPSMQGTKSLPQRKRSYKMLLPKDTTAARTPTNGEMGRAVRLQLEGLQKDMEHTSVQKYGFSEVVSERVSLHRKLPEARHPECMHKQHSESLPSASVVICFHDEAWSTLLRTVHSVLDTAPKRYLQEVLLVDDLSQYGHLKTVLSEYVSHLEGVHLIRSTRRLGVGGCRTLGSARATGEVLVFMDSHCECQNGWLQPLLDRVAQDRTRVVSPIMDVIDWQTFQYNATQWPVRGVFDWKLDFYWESNPQQQDKDPEMAVRPVQSPALGGGVVAIDRHFFQSVGAYDPGMLLWGVEQIELSIRVWSCGGSMEVVPCSRVAHLSRHHLPYIFPDQDMLQRNKIRVADTWMDSYRKIFYRRDTLAHFIRQSESPNIAQRVRLKRSLGCRDFHWFLSTVYPQLYVPQDRPTLSGELYSVGTGSCADFPSGQGLQGGAMSVAPCSGTGSQHCDLNSEGEVRWGPMGALCFDIKGERVVLSPCPAHRPPNSRPQWKFIKLSGQLVHQHSQLCVEAVKEEGLVQSGPGENSTNSGAGGLFLRQCTHQPRQQWHFEQLVAPKGA, from the exons ATGAGGCTGTGGGGCAGAGCTACAGCTGGCCCGAGGAGGATGCTCTGCTTCTGGCTGATGCTCCTTGGTCTCGCCCTGGTCATGCTGACACTCTCCGATCTGCTCAACAGGAATCGCGACCACAGTTTTCATAAACCTGGAACTCCCCGTCGCCCCCTCCAACGGATTCTTGGTCCACCACAGCTCGAAGTCATCGTAGACTCCCGCGACCCCGCTTTAGAGCTCGGAGTCGATTTGGCTCCACTAAAATCTCTACAAGAAGACCAACTGTTATTCGTCCCATCCATGCAGGGCACCAAGAGCCTGCCGCAGAGGAAACGCAGTTACAAGATGCTTTTGCCCAAAGATACCACCGCTGCCAGGACACCAACGAACGGTGAAATGGGGAGAGCAGTGCGGCTGCAACTGGAGGGGTTGCAGAAAGACATGGAGCACACTTCAGTGCAGAAATACGGCTTCAGCGAGGTGGTCAGCGAGAGGGTTTCACTGCATCGCAAACTGCCGGAGGCGCGCCATCCTGA GTGTATGCATAAACAACATAGTGAGTCTCTGCCGTCTGCCAGTGTTGTTATCTGTTTCCACGACGAGGCTTGGTCCACGCTCCTGCGCACTGTGCACAGTGTGCTCGATACGGCACCCAAACGGTATCTGCAGGAGGTCCTGCTGGTAGACGACCTAAGCCAATATG GTCACCTGAAAACGGTGCTGAGTGAGTATGTGTCTCACCTGGAGGGTGTGCATCTGATTCGAAGCACTAGGCGCCTGGGTGTTGGAGGATGCCGCACACTGGGTTCTGCCAGAGCAACAGGGGAGGTGCTGGTATTCATGGACTCCCACTGTGAATGCCAGAATGGATGGCTGCAACCACTGCTGGACAGAGTTGCCCAGGACAG GACCAGAGTGGTGTCCCCTATCATGGATGTGATAGACTGGCAGACTTTTCAATATAATGCCACCCAGTGGCCAGTTCGGGGAGTGTTCGACTGGAAACTTGACTTCTATTGGGAGTCAAACCCTCAACAGCAAGATAAGGACCCAGAGATGGCTGTTCGACCTGTGCA GAGCCCAGCTTTAGGAGGTGGAGTTGTGGCCATTGACAGACATTTCTTCCAAAGTGTGGGAGCGTATGACCCCGGGATGCTGCTCTGGGGGGTGGAACAAATTGAACTGTCTATCagg GTGTGGTCGTGTGGGGGCTCCATGGAGGTGGTGCCTTGCTCCCGCGTGGCCCACCTCAGTCGCCACCACCTGCCGTACATCTTCCCAGATCAGGATATGCTTCAGAGGAACAAGATCCGTGTCGCTGACACCTGGATGGACTCTTACAGGAAGATCTTTTACAGGAGGGACACGCTTGCTCATTTCATtcgacag TCTGAGAGCCCGAACATTGCACAGCGTGTGCGACTGAAGAGGAGTCTGGGTTGTAGGGACTTCCACTGGTTCCTGTCTACAGTCTACCCACAGCTCTATGTACCCCAGGACAGGCCCACACTTTCAGGCGAG CTGTACAGTGTGGGCACTGGTAGCTGTGCAGACTTCCCCAGCGGGCAGGGGCTGCAGGGTGGGGCCATGAGTGTAGCACCATGCAGTGGGACAGGCAGCCAG CACTGTGATCTAAACTCTGAGGGTGAAGTGCGATGGGGGCCCATGGGGGCTTTATGTTTTGATATTAAAGGAGAAAGGGTGGTCCTCTCTCCATGCCCTGCCCATAGACCACCCAACAGCAGACCACAGTGGAAGTTCATAAAG CTGAGCGGCCAGCTGGTGCACCAACATTCCCAGTTATGTGTGGAGGCTGTGAAAGAGGAAGGCCTGGTGCAAAGTGGTCCAGGAGAGAACAGCACCAACTCCGGAGCAGGTGGTCTGTTCCTGCGCCAGTGCACACATCAACCCAGACAACAGTGGCACTTTGAGCAACTAGTTGCTCCCAAAGGTGCCTGA